The Pseudooceanicola aestuarii genomic sequence ATTGTTCGGTGGGCAAGATGTACACCGCACTGGCGATGGACAAGGTGATGAAGGAACGGGGGATGAAATCTTCCTTCCGGGCGACCGGGCAGACCGGTATCCTGATCACCGGCGAAGGCGTGCCGCTGGACGCCGTGATCGCCGATTTCATGGCCGGGTCTGTGGAATGGCTGTCGCCCGACAACGATCCCGACCACTGGGACATGATCGAAGGGCAGGGCAGCCTGTTCCACGTCTCCTATTCCGGGGTGACCATGGCGCTGATCCATGGCGGTCAGCCCGACGCGCTGATCCTGTGTCACGAGCCGACGCGGACCCATATGCGCGGCCTGCCCGGCTACCAATTGCCGACGCTGGAGGCGCTGCGCGACCTGTCGCTGCAACTGGCGCAGGTCGCCAATCCGGCCTGCAAGGTTGTCGGCATTTCCGTCAATACCCAGCACATGGGAGAGGACGAGGCCGTCGCCTATTTGCAGGAGGTCGAGGACCGCATTGGCCTGCCCGCCGTCGATCCGTTCCGCCATGGCGCGGGCCGTCTGGTGGACGCGCTGGCAGAGGTCTGACACCGCCCCGGCGCTGCGTGAATGCGGCGCCGGATCATGCGTATTTTCGGAAAGAAAAGGGGGATGGCCGTGGAAATCGAGATCACGCGGGATGTGTTTCGGCTGGCGCAGGTGTTCCGCATCAGCCGTGGCGCGCGGGAGGCGGCAGAAGTTCTGACGGTGCGGCTGCGCGACGGGGCCCATGAAGGCTGGGGCGAATGCGTGCCCTATGCGCGCTATGGCGAAACTCTGGACAGCGTGACCGCGCAGATCGAGGCCCTGGGCGGCGTGACCGACCGTGCGGCCTTGCAGGCGGCGCTGCCCGGAGGCGCGGCGCGCAACGCGCTGGATTGCGCCCTGTGGGACCTGGAGGCCAAGCGCGCCGGTAAACGCGCCTGGGAACTGGCCGGGCTGAAGGTGCCGGGGCCGGAGATCACGGCCTTTACCCTGTCGCTCGACACGCCGGAGGTGATGGAGCGGGAGGCGGCCAAACATGCCCATCGCCCGCTGCTGAAGATTAAACTTGGCACCCCGGACGACATGGCCCGGCTGGAAGCCGTGCGCCGCGGCGCGCCGGAGGCCCGCATCATCGTCGATGCCAATGAGGGGTGGAGCGCGGAAATCTACGCCGAGCTGGCCCCCCACCTGGTGCGGCTGGGCGTCGCCCTGGTGGAGCAGCCCCTGCCCGCCGGTGACGATGCCGCGTTGGAGGGCATGGACCGCCCCGTGCCGGTCTGCGCCGACGAAAGCTGCCATGACCGCGACAGCCTGCCCGGCCTGAAGGGCAAATATGACGTGGTGAACATCAAGCTGGACAAGACCGGCGGCCTGACCGAGGCGCTGGCCCTGCGGGATGCGGCGCTGGAACAGGGGTTCCGCGTCATGGTGGGCTGCATGGTCGGCTCCTCCCTGGCGATGGCGCCTGCCGTGCTGGTGGCGCAGGGCGCGATGATCACCGATCTGGACGGCCCGCTGCTGCTGGCCGAGGACCGGGACGTGCCGCTGACCTTCGACGCGCAAGGCGTACACCCCGCCCCTGCCGCGCTGTGGGGCTAAGCCCGCTTGACAGCCTCGCCGCCGTAACGGAAGCCGGGGCAAAGGATTGTTGCACCAGGAGAAGAACATGAGCCGCATCGTCTACGTGAACGGGGAATACCTGCCGGAGGAAGAGGCGAAGATCTCGATCTTCGACCGGGGGTTCCTGATGGCCGATGGCGTCTACGAGGTGACCAGCGTGCTGGACGGCAAGCTGATCGATTTCGACGGCCATGCCCAGCGGTTGGCGCGGTCGCTGTCGGAACTCGACATGGGCGCCCCCGCCACCCCGGAGGAGCTGCTGGAGATCCACCGCGAGTTGGTGGCCCGCAATGACATCGGCGACGGCATGATCTACCTGCAAGTCACGCGCGGCTCGGCGGGCGATCGCGACTTTGCCTTTCCCGACCCGGAAAAAGTGACGCCGAGCCTGGTGATGTTTACCCAATCGAAACCCGGCATGGCCGATACTCCGGCGGCAAAGACGGGGATCAAGGTGATTTCCATCGACGACATCCGCTGGGGTCGGCGCGATATCAAGACGGTGCAACTGCTGTACCCGTCCATGGGCAAGATGATGGCCAAGGCCGCCGGGGTCGATGACGCCTGGATGGTGGAAGACGGCGTCGTGACGGAGGGGACGTCGAACAACGCCTATATCGTCAAGGGCGGGAAGATCATCACCCGCGCCCTGTCCAACGAGATCCTGCACGGGATCACCCGTGCGGCTGTCCTGCGCTTTGCCCAGGAGGCCCAGATGGAGGTCGAGGAGCGGAATTTTTCCATTGCCGAGGCTCAGGAGGCGGATGAGGCGTTCATCACCTCCGCCTCCACCTTCGTCATGCCCGTGGTGGAGGTTGACGGCACCAGCATCGGGTCCGGCGCGCCGGGACCGGTCGCCGCGCGCCTTCGGGAAATCTACCTGGACGAAAGCCGCAAGGCCGCGATCTGACCAGTCTTTACTGGGACTTCTGCAGGGGCGCTGCACAGAAATGCTGCGCCCCTTTCTGTGCCGAATCGCGGGTCGCGCGACTGCTGGCGCCTTTGTGAAGCTTTCGTGACGGAAGTTGGCATTGAATTTTTGCAGGGCGCTCCCATTGGAAATCTTCTTTCCTTTTCAAGCGACTGTACCCTGAAAAAAAATGCACGTTCCGCACATTCGTTGTGCAGATGGGCTCGTTGCGAGGCGGGGCCGGCGGTCATAGATCCGCTGAACGATCAGACGATCACCCATATGACGGCCCAGACGCCGCCGCCCAATGCAAAGGCAAAAGACATGAAACTCGCATTCGCAACCGTGACCGCAACCGTTCTCGCCGCAACTTCCGCCCTCGCCCTGACCCCGGCGGATCCGGCGCAATCCCAGCGTGATTTCGACCTCTACGGCCCGACCCACGCCACCGTTGGCGAGCAGATCGCCGTTCCCGCAGAGCAGGTGCTGACGCCGGCCGACCTCAACCTGCTGGGCAATGCCGATCAGAACCAATACGTGTTCGATTTCGATTCCGCTCAGGCGCCCAACGCCAGCGACCTGAAGTGAATGTGCTGATGGTGACGCCGCCGGGGATCTGATACCCCGCGCGGCGCCACCAACGCCTGTCGGCTTTCCGGGCACCCGATGCCCGGCCTGGCCAGCGCGGGGCGCCTTCGCGGCACGCCCCGGAACCGATGATCCCCGCAGCCGCCAGCGCCAGATCCGGTCCCCTTCCCTCTCCAAATCTTCCGCCGCCCGGTCGCGCCCTCTTTCGGTCGTGGCCCGTATCACGGGTCCGATGAACCGCTCGCGATCCAGCCAGACGCCCGCCATTGGTCCGCCGCCAATGCGCGGGCGTTTGCATGTCCGGGGCATCGTGCTGCAACATCTGCACACGCAAATGTTGATCCGACTTGAGTGCACAGATGGGGAGTTCGTTGTGCAGAGCGGCGCGTTGCGAGGCCGGATTGGCGGGCCTATCTAACAATCACGATCAAACGATCACCCCAATGACGGCGCTTCTGCCGCCCTGTTTAGAAAGAGAAAAATCATGAAACTTGCATTCGCATCCGTCGCCGCAACCCTGTTCGCCGCAACCTCCGCCCTGGCCCTGACGCCGGCCGATCCCGCACAATCGCAACGCGATCTGACCCTGTACGGCCCGGCCCATGTCATCGCGGGCGAACAGGTCTCCGCCGCTGCCGAAGACGTGCTGACCCCCGCCGATCTGGGCCTGCTGGGCTTTGACGATCAGAACCAGTACCTGTTCGGTGTCGAGACCGCACAAGCCCTGACCGCCAGCGATCTGAAATGATCCTGCCCCTGGCAGAGCCGGGGCGGATCTGATCCGCCTGCGGCTCTGCCAACGCTTGCCGGCCGGGAAGAGGGGCTGACCCTCTTTCCGGCCGGCGCGATTCTGCCCCCCCTCCTTGCCGGGGGCAGGCCGCGTCCCCGGGATCCCGCCGCCCATCAAGGGCTGGCAGGTCGATCCGACAAGACCTCCCCAATTCACATATCCGACCTCGCATCGCTCCGGCCCGTGCCGCCGCCGCCATGCGGTTCGAGGCCGCATCCGAAGACGCCCGCCCCCGGTTTTCCGGGTGGCGGGTTTCTTGAATCGCGGCGGGCCTGCTGGACAAGGGGTTACACGTAAATGTTGTGTCATATTTCGTGCACAAAGCATCAGACCGTTGTGCAGCGCGGCGCGTTGCAGGGCGGGAGGTGGCGCCATATCTCTGTTTCACGATCAAACGATCACCCACCCGGTGACAGGCTAGTCACCAAGAAGAGAAAGAGAAAATCATGAAACTTGCATTCGCATCCGTCACCGCAACTCTGATCGCCGCAACCTCTGCCCTGGCCCTGACGCCGGCCGACCCCGCACAATCGCAGCGCGATCTGGAATTGTACGGCCCGACCCACAGCATCGTCGGAGAAGAGATTACCGTGCCAGCTGAAGCCGTTGAAAACCCCTCCGACGTGACGGTTCTGGGCTTTGACGATCGTCAGCAATACCTGTTCGGTTTCGATACCGCAGAAGCGCCCACCGCACGCGAAGTCAAGTGAGTGCGGTGAAGGTGGAGCCGAGGGTCAAGTGATCCCCCGGCTCCACCAGCCAACTAGCATCAGTCGACGCGGGCGATCAGGCGCCCGTCGCCGCCGCGGGGGCCGGATCAACCTGCCGGTTCGCCAACCTGAGGACGGTATACCCCACCACGGCGGAGATACCCGACCCGACCAGAACACCCAGTCGCACATGATTCATCAATGTCGCATCCGCAAAGCTGAGCGTGCCGATGAACAGCGACATGGTGAAACCGATCCCGGCCAGGCAGGCAATGCCGTAGATATGCAGCCAGTTCGCCCCGTGGGGCATCCGCGCCAGCCCGGTCTTGACCATCAGCCACACCATGCCGAACACGCCCAGCTGCTTCCCGACCACGAGGCCGGCACCGATGCCTAGGGCCAACGGGTCGGCCAGATCGCCCAGCGTCAGCCCGGCCAGCCGCACCCCGGCGTTGGAAAATGCAAAGATCGGCACGATCAGGAACAGCACGTAGGGCGACAGCGCATGTTCCACCGCGTGCAG encodes the following:
- a CDS encoding D-amino-acid transaminase codes for the protein MSRIVYVNGEYLPEEEAKISIFDRGFLMADGVYEVTSVLDGKLIDFDGHAQRLARSLSELDMGAPATPEELLEIHRELVARNDIGDGMIYLQVTRGSAGDRDFAFPDPEKVTPSLVMFTQSKPGMADTPAAKTGIKVISIDDIRWGRRDIKTVQLLYPSMGKMMAKAAGVDDAWMVEDGVVTEGTSNNAYIVKGGKIITRALSNEILHGITRAAVLRFAQEAQMEVEERNFSIAEAQEADEAFITSASTFVMPVVEVDGTSIGSGAPGPVAARLREIYLDESRKAAI
- the dgcA gene encoding N-acetyl-D-Glu racemase DgcA, with translation MEIEITRDVFRLAQVFRISRGAREAAEVLTVRLRDGAHEGWGECVPYARYGETLDSVTAQIEALGGVTDRAALQAALPGGAARNALDCALWDLEAKRAGKRAWELAGLKVPGPEITAFTLSLDTPEVMEREAAKHAHRPLLKIKLGTPDDMARLEAVRRGAPEARIIVDANEGWSAEIYAELAPHLVRLGVALVEQPLPAGDDAALEGMDRPVPVCADESCHDRDSLPGLKGKYDVVNIKLDKTGGLTEALALRDAALEQGFRVMVGCMVGSSLAMAPAVLVAQGAMITDLDGPLLLAEDRDVPLTFDAQGVHPAPAALWG
- the dgcN gene encoding N-acetyltransferase DgcN produces the protein MIETPYLLFLGDAPDPLAAKVAQGIRDWRPDNAVGQFRMEGCKADMKLPDMTLEEARAAGAKTLVIGVANRGGVISPAWKEVLIAALEAGFDIASGLHNLLRDEADLVAAARAAGRQLHDVRVPSVKYPIANGEPRQGKRCLAVGTDCSVGKMYTALAMDKVMKERGMKSSFRATGQTGILITGEGVPLDAVIADFMAGSVEWLSPDNDPDHWDMIEGQGSLFHVSYSGVTMALIHGGQPDALILCHEPTRTHMRGLPGYQLPTLEALRDLSLQLAQVANPACKVVGISVNTQHMGEDEAVAYLQEVEDRIGLPAVDPFRHGAGRLVDALAEV